The Actinomycetes bacterium genome contains the following window.
GCAGGCCGAGGTGGTGTGGCTGCCGGTCGACCGGCTCGGCCGGGCGCGTCCGCAGGCGCTGCGCGAGGTGCTGGCCGACGACCCCGAGTCCGTGGCGCTGGTCACGGTCATGTGGGCCAACAACGAGGTCGGCACCGTGCAGCCGGTGGCCGAGCTGGCCGCGGTGGCCCGCGAGCAGGGCGTGCCGATGCACTCCGACGCCGTCCAGGCCGCCGGCCAGCTCGAGGTCGACTTCGCGGCCAGCGGCCTGGACGCGCTGACACTGTCCGGGCACAAGTTCGGCGGTCCGGTGGGCGTCGGCGCGCTGCTGCTCGGCAGGGGGGTGGACGTCGTCCCGGTGCTGCACGGCGGTGGCCAGGAGCGCGACGTCCGGTCCGGCACCCTCGACGTTGCCTCGATCGCCGGGTTCGCCGCGGCGGCCGCCACGCTGCCGGACGAGCGGGTGGGCCGGGCCACCCGGGTGGGCGCCCTGCGGGACCGGCTGGTCGAGGCCGTGCGGGCGGCCGTCCCGGACGCCCAGCTCAACGGCGACCCCGACCCGGCCGGCCGGCTGCCCGCCAACGCGCACTTCTCCTTCCCCGGCTGCGAGGGCGACTCCCTGCTGCTGCTGCTCGACGCGCGCGGCATCGAGTGCTCCACCGGCTCCGCCTGCAGCGCCGGCATCGCTCAGCCCTCGCACGTGCTGCTGGCCATGGGGGCCGACCCGGCCACCGCGCGGGCTTCGTTGCGCTTCTCGCTGGGGCACACCTCGGCCGAGGCCGACGTCCAGGCGCTGGCCGACGCGATCGGCCCGGTCGTCGAGCGGGCCCGTCGGGCCGGGCTCACCACGGCGCGGAGCGCGTAGTGCGCGTCCTCGCTGCGCTCTCGGGCGGGGTCGACTCGGCCGTCGCCGCGGCGCGCGCCGTCGACGCCGGCCACGAGGTGACCGCCGTCCACCTCGCCCTGGCCGCCCAGCGCGAGTCGTTCCGGACCGGTTCCCGCGGCTGCTGCACCCTGGAGGACTCCCGCGACGCCCGGCGGGTGGCCGACGTCCTCGGCCTGCCGTTCTACGTGTGGGACCTCGCCGAGCGGTTCCGGGCCGACGTCGTCGACGACTTCGTGGCCGAGTACGCGGCCGGGCGCACCCCCAACCCGTGCCTGCGCTGCAACGAGCGGATCAAGTTCGCCGCGGTGCTCGACCGGGCGGTGGCCCTGG
Protein-coding sequences here:
- a CDS encoding cysteine desulfurase family protein, yielding QAEVVWLPVDRLGRARPQALREVLADDPESVALVTVMWANNEVGTVQPVAELAAVAREQGVPMHSDAVQAAGQLEVDFAASGLDALTLSGHKFGGPVGVGALLLGRGVDVVPVLHGGGQERDVRSGTLDVASIAGFAAAAATLPDERVGRATRVGALRDRLVEAVRAAVPDAQLNGDPDPAGRLPANAHFSFPGCEGDSLLLLLDARGIECSTGSACSAGIAQPSHVLLAMGADPATARASLRFSLGHTSAEADVQALADAIGPVVERARRAGLTTARSA